The proteins below are encoded in one region of Buteo buteo chromosome 22, bButBut1.hap1.1, whole genome shotgun sequence:
- the TNMD gene encoding tenomodulin yields the protein MCSPEPLETPPRSGLASSHTEETMGGTARESPEDCRFLDAEASKPRKKTCTRYQICGLLFSVLLISLILIFFGVKYLWNPTPRKVYDMEHTFFSHGEKKKIVMEIDPLARTETFRSGNGSEEILEIHDFKNGITGIFFVGLQKCFIKTQTKVLPETTEAKIPELEGEEITTTYFEQSVVWVPGEKPIQNKEFLKSSKIFDICRNVTIYWIHPTPIAAPELANLEGAEEEDPELLIDNQSWLDGGSEHEVKKDAQAGPKRRARQLTEEDLPVNDYSENGLEFHPLWDERGYCCAQCRRANRYCRRVCEPLLGYYPYPYCYQGGRVICRIIMPCNWWIARMLGRV from the exons ATGTGCAGCCCAGAGCCTCTGGAAACTCCACCTCGGAGCGGGCTGGCGTCCTCGCACACGGAGGAGACCATGGGAGGGACGGCTCGGGAGAGCCCGGAGGACTGCCGCTTTCTGGAC GCAGAAGCATCCAAGCCGCGAAAGAAGACCTGCACCAGATACCAGATCTGCGGACTGCTCTTCAGCGTGCTGCTCATTTCTCTTATTCTGATATTTTTTGGTGTCAAATATCTCTGGAACCCAACACCCAGAAAA GTTTACGACATGGAGCACACGTTCTTCAGCCACGGGGAGAAGAAGAAGATCGTGATGGAGATCGACCCGCTGGCCAGGACGGAGACCTTCAGGAGCGGGAACGGCAGCGAGGAAATCCTGGAGATCCATGACTTCAAAAAC GGAATAACCGGCATCTTCTTTGTGGGCCTCCAAAAATGTTTCATCAAAACTCAGACTAAAGTCCTACCTGAGACGACGGAGGCCAAGATCCCTGAGCTTGAG GGGGAAGAAATCACGACCACCTACTTTGAGCAGTCCGTGGTCTGGGTGCCTGGGGAAAAGCCCATTCAGAACAAGGAGTTCCTGAAGAGCTCCAAAATTTTTGACATCTGCCGAAACGTGACCATCTACTGGATCCACCCCACGCCAATAGCAG CTCCTGAGCTGGCCAACCTTGAAGGGGCAGAAGAAGAAGATCCTGAGCTGCTCATAGACAACCAGAGCTGGTTGGATGGGGGGAGCGAACACGAGGTGAAGAAGGATGCGCAGGCAGGGCCCAAGCGCCGGGCACGGCAGCTCACCGAGGAGGACCTGCCCGTCAACGACTAC TCGGAGAACGGGCTGGAGTTCCACCCCTTGTGGGACGAGCGAGGCTACTGCTGTGCCCAGTGCCGCCGCGCCAACCGCTACTGCCGGCGGGTCTGCGAGCCCCTCCTGGGCTACTACCCCTACCCCTACTGCTACCAGGGCGGGAGGGTCATCTGCCGGATCATCATGCCCTGCAACTGGTGGATCGCGCGGATGCTGGGCAGGGTGTAG